One genomic window of Corynebacterium sp. sy039 includes the following:
- a CDS encoding tetraspanin family protein, producing the protein MSECDMPLKIFLEKILYLLFCLALIAVGIWILYDYQRFWNYVSKGVVLGAPLAILVGSATLIMLFPKWFGFILRCIATVTQTTDYLAVYHPIWLRPVRLMGLSLFLVLEFVGIIWDMFIAHSNSLFLYTICGVLSVGIFFKMVLILIDTTPRKKRFLVLEVSNTAIRYYGAELLPGTGIILDEPSIFPVIRIRGKWKIPHRKKEKEKVEAITVRIIGARCFPIELEDIRQRIERTGLLMSPEARAEWEREREA; encoded by the coding sequence ATGAGTGAGTGCGATATGCCTCTTAAAATTTTTCTGGAAAAGATACTTTATTTGCTCTTTTGCTTAGCATTGATAGCGGTTGGTATATGGATTCTTTATGACTATCAAAGATTTTGGAATTACGTAAGCAAGGGAGTTGTTCTGGGAGCACCGCTTGCGATTCTTGTAGGAAGTGCGACGCTTATCATGCTTTTTCCTAAGTGGTTTGGTTTTATTCTTAGGTGCATTGCTACTGTTACTCAGACTACTGATTATTTGGCAGTTTATCACCCCATATGGTTAAGACCGGTAAGACTTATGGGGCTTTCTTTGTTTTTAGTTTTGGAGTTTGTTGGAATCATTTGGGATATGTTTATAGCGCATAGCAATAGTCTGTTTCTTTATACAATATGTGGAGTTCTTTCGGTTGGTATATTTTTTAAGATGGTTCTGATTCTGATTGATACAACACCACGGAAAAAGCGTTTTCTTGTTTTGGAAGTAAGCAATACTGCTATTCGATATTACGGTGCTGAATTACTGCCTGGAACAGGTATTATCCTTGATGAGCCGAGTATATTTCCGGTTATTCGTATACGAGGAAAGTGGAAAATACCGCATAGGAAAAAAGAGAAAGAAAAGGTAGAAGCTATTACTGTGCGTATTATTGGCGCAAGGTGTTTTCCTATTGAGTTAGAGGACATTCGGCAGCGGATTGAACGAACTGGTTTGCTTATGTCACCAGAAGCTCGAGCGGAATGGGAACGCGAAAGAGAGGCATAA